Sequence from the Puntigrus tetrazona isolate hp1 chromosome 11, ASM1883169v1, whole genome shotgun sequence genome:
TAAGTCACGCTTGTATTACGGCAGGTAACTCCCTCTTTGTTGCAGCAGCCGCCACATCTGAAGACAGAGACGCAGGGGGGCTTAAAGAACACAGCCGTATTGGTGCCCAGCTCTTTAGCCACATCTACACATGTCTCTCTGGGCATACATTGTGTTTTCTGCCATTCGTCATCAATATCTGCAAAAACAAGCCTTATTTAGTTACACAAAACTATGTTCACCAAAATGCTCAGTGCTGTGTTCGCAAGAGGGTCTCCAACCTTTTAGCATCTCTGGGCTAAAGGATGCGGCTGCATAGCGAGTGGATCTGCGGTTCTCAGGCGGCGTAGCGTATTCAAAGTGCTTCAGCTTGAGCCTGCATCTCCACAGCTTCCAGTCCGGGTACTCGGTCAACATCAGAAGCTCGTCCAGACTCCCAGCATCCCTTAGTTCCTGTTCCCACCTCTCCTGGTTTGTGTCCTATGGAGAAACGCAACCTTGAATGTGAAAGAATGAGCGCTGCTGATTGTAACATGgatgtgaaacattttttataagaATATGTTTGAGGCACGCTGAGCCGAATAATACAAATTCAGCCAAAAGTATGGAACAGCACAGCGGGAGTTGGATAAAtagaagtattaaaaaaaatgcccaCAAATTAGAACCACCTTCTTTCCCAACTTTACAACCTACTACAAAGACTTGCTTCATACAAACTTCCTGTCTGTGAGGTATGTGAATTCTTCCCAGGCTAACCAGTAGGATATAACTAACAATGCATTATTAGCTAGTTAGCGCAAAGCTACTAACTTCTTCAGTGGTAGGCTACAACTAAAacgaaaaaaatctaatctaatgcACATTAAAAGGAACATATTATTTCTATGCACTAGATGGCAGTAGTGATAATCAACATCGGATTTTCTCAACAATTTTTGGCTGTGTAGAATCAGCATTACACCAGGGAAAGGATGCAGCTGTTCCTCATGTAGTTTTGCCACCAAGGAATATGCAGTGTTCCATCAGACCATACAGATTCTTAGTTTTACAGCTATAATCCACAGAGTGTTGTCTTAAAACCTGaagaaatatgttaaaaattGACATAATAATGCAATATGGGTAAATGGAGTCTTGAAACATCAAGTAGTTCTGCATATAGCCCCAAGTGATGGAGGTctagaaaataaaacttttgtgcTCAGTCTAGGCTTATTGTCAGGCCATTGaagttcaattttttttctctttctcaaacACATGGAACACCCTCTGGCAGAGGCCCACTCTAAACAACTGGAATATACGCTCTATTAGCTCAGTATGGACCACCTGTTTAGAAGCTTAGTGAAGACACAGATCCCAGGGATTGGAGATTGGGATGTGCGCCACCAATATGAGCAGAACATCATAGCTGTTTTGCGAAACATGGATTGAATAACTACTAAGTGCCTGGTGACAGCTGCAGAACAACCTTGACACAAGTCACAAGTGGTCAAACTTTCAGTGGCGATACTGATAGAGAGAAAGCAGGGTAAATAACTAGCAGTATAATGCTGATGATGATGTACATTACAGAGTTTTTTATTGGTCTGTCGTGGCATTTCGCATTCTGGTATATCCTAATATTCCTACTGCATATCAGTGTGCTCATCTGGAGACTTTTTAGTATCTCTTGTGTAACAATGCAGATTCATGTTCTCCTTTCATACAGACACAATGGTATTGTGACTCATCTATTGATTGTAGTGAAACACACAATATTTGATTACAGCTTAACCCGAAATGTTGACGGTGCACGCATGCTGAACTTAAACAATGTTGATTACGTTGATTACATTCTGAGGTACTCTGCAAAATGGCTAAAGACTTGGAGAGAAGTCTTGAAGAAAtgctgaataaattatgttattattgctTTCTTTGTGCATTCTCGTGACTTGTTAAAATTACCTGGACTATTTTGCCAATGTCTTTGCTATGTTTCTGTGCGTTGATGGTGGTAATATATTCTTGCTGTCTATAGAGgttcagagagctctcagattccatcaaaaatatcttaaaaaagacatattaggctcatttttgaaaaatgtaatacaagtctctggtgtccccagaatgtgtctgtgaagtttcagctcaaaaaaTTGCACAGATAATTTATCATATCATTTTGACTGTGCCTATTTTGAGTTGAAGCAGAAACACTCGGATTTTggtgcctgtttctttaaatgcaaatgagcttttgCTCCCCACCCCCTTTTCCAGAATATAGCTTTTTACAGCCATTACAACTCGTacttgctaaaaacaaaaatcgtgctaaaatcatgcattttaaaccatattagtttaaacttctGAAATGCGGTTTTCTGAGTGGATACATCCAAAGCACAAGGAAAGCGGCAGTCACAGCATTTGACTAAACTGAGTTCTCAAAAACAcacgtttacatttaaaacacacaagttacaaaaacagtCGGTTATatctgtgaaggtaaacagctgggaaagaaatcacatgtttattttatatctgtgtggcagcagcaatatatagaaaataaatcaataaatccactgTTCTCTTATTTCCTCTTAGGCTGGGACTCTAAATAGTATCCTTTGCTTGTCTGGGCACCCAAAGACAGAACAGTTAGCATGTTTTCCTCGAACTTGCTATTGCATTAAAACTGGTACATCGTTGTCGCTTGTGTAATCAAAATGATGCCGCAGCAGGTGGAAATTTATAGATTATGGGGCGGAATTactgtttttcacatttccttgGTTGGTAGAAGCACTGGGTACATAATTATTGCACTTAAAACCTGGAAGagttagatttttattatatatctgtcacctttaatttgtgttctgaagatgaacgaaggtcttacaggtttggaatgacatgagggtgagtaattaaaggcagaattaaagtttttgggtgaactatccctttaagactaCAGTTACTTTTGGGATAAAATGAATCCCAGGTCACTAGTTTTCCCTTCATAGAGAAAAGCAAAGTTTATGAAGTAGATTGCGAACATAAGGGAAGAGTGCCCATACAAAGCGTGAAGTCTCATTTAATATTGAGAATACTGAGTTAAGCAGGCAAAAACCAGCACTGGCttggttttaaatgtttactacACACCGGGTGTGTCCCACAAAAAGGGTGAATAAAAAATGGCAATAGGGGCAGAAGGACTTTCAATAACGCTTTTATGAGACGGGAAAGCCACAAGGCGGGCGGAAAGTAAAACAGCCAAGGCTGGGATGGAGAGGGCTGGCACGCGATATGGAAGTCATCACTAGAGAAGTCTCGCATCCTGCTGTAGTGTAGTGACATGATCTTCTATGATCTCTTCAATATGTTAGGGTGGAGCCGTCTGCTTTCACTTAGCCATGCAAACAATGCAACAACAAACAGAAAGAGCAGGAGTATGAGGAGGGATATAAAAGAAAGTACGAATATGAGTTACAACTGTGCAAAATTAATGAGGTGGAGGCCCCTAACAAGGAAGAAGAAATGAGATGGATGAGAACACTGAGAACTTGAACGTATAAAAAACCCCTACAATGCCTCAGGCTGCATTTGGATACCAGGCtacatgccacacacacacacacacacacacacacacacatatgcttaCACAGCCTCTTTATGGAGTGTATCTGTAAAAACTAATAGGATATTATGCTATTGCGCCACTGCTTGGAACCCATAACCCTTCTTACATAACCTACCATTGATATATGCGCACAGAAAAACAGATGAATGGCCTTAGCAGCTTGTCTTTGGAAATTCTCACTAGTAGCCATAGAGTTCCCAAGTTTGCTTCCAGGTGGAACATCTGTCTTACTTAGAAAACAAAGATTCTGAACATTGTCATTTACTTCTGACTGATTTAAGACTTACTTCACACAGTGTTTCACATATTggaaaatgatcaaatttgtTATTAAGAGACCTCAAGGCCACAGCAGGAGGCTTCATCCGGCCTGTTGAGCTTGCCATAGGTCCCTGCTCAGTGAGTCAGCACAAAATGACGTTAAATCCTTTTGAAAGAGccttttggatttttatttttttcgtcTTTACAAGAATTaaggtcatacaggtttaaagtGACATAAGGGTGAATgagcctttaaaaataaagttttttatcGCATctatggttccatgaagaaccttcaACATTCccattccacaaaaggttctttgcagtgaataaatattgtttaaatttataaaatgtgctaCGTTCTTCCTTTGCATCGTTGGAAAACCCTTATTTTAATAGCTTAAATGCATTCTAAAACTCTTCAGTTTAAAGACCTCACAATGTACGACAGttgaaaatctataaaaatgaactaaaaagtaaacaaacaaaatatccGGAGGTTTTAGCTGCACTTTGTGTTCTACATGTCTGCTGAGGGATGCCATACTTACTCTCTGGGGTCTGTAGGCATCCACGGCCAGCATCAGTCTGACATACAGGAGTAACAACATGTGAAGTCCAGCACATTTCTGTGTCTTCATCCTGCTACTTACTCTCAAGGATACCGTCCAGCGACTGAGCAGCGAGGTAGGCCAGTCTGCGTTTACACTCACGAAGCAGGTTTCTCACACTGGACCACACAGACGCACCAACAGAGACCTGTCACAACGAGCTTTCCCGGAGCCAAATAGgctctcctcttttttttgaaaaaaaaagaggaggagaatGAGACATCAATCGGTGCTTAgcagttttttccttttttctgcgATTTTCTCTGATCAGGACAAGCCCTTGATGCTGTCATCCGTCTTGGACCGGCCAGATTTGGCCCAGTGTCTCCACAGATCCAGATATGTCAAAGTATATGTGCTTGCAAAATCCGCCACGGGCTCACATCCAGTCTTCTCCAGCCACCAGTGCGTGCAAGGCCGTCTGCGAGGCGTGCATGTCTGTCCCGGTCCCACTCTGCTGTCACCACGTTTCCTGCTTGCCGACTTCCAGGCTCAGTTGTCTCGCACACAGGAACATGTGGTTTTAAATGTGATCCAGACCTCTACAGAGGGCAAGGAGTGAAAGAGggggaggagaaggaggagtaGGAGGGAAGGGGGAACGGAGGGATATagcgaggagagagagagagagagagagagagagtgtgtgtggagaagAGAGACTGAATCTAGCCAATATCCCACTTAAATTCAGCAAAGTTAGGGGATGAAAAAGGAGTGGAGCTTTCTGTGTTATCTGTGAGTCACTCTCAGGCAGATGCAACAATGAGCTTGTAATACGAGTCGGGAATTAAGGGGCGCTTTAATGCAGCGTAATGGCTTGTGAGTGCCGTTCTCTGCACCCACGCTCTACCAGCTCTATCGGATCATCTGAATGCTTTTACTTTAAAAGCTTCAAAAGAATCTATTATCAGCGGACCAAGGAATCTATTAGCAGACTGTTTGTGTAGATTCTCATCACTTTATTCAAATGTGGATAAATTACGTGGTCAAATGTAGATTTAAAAAGACATTGATATCGAATGAAGGTAATCATGTTGTGATCGGATACAACAGCCAGAGAGTCGAATAAAAAtataaggtaacactttattttgatagtcaactttagacattctactaacagtgaataactttgcaactacatgtcaactagcagtcattataGCATTGGTAGaccgtctgcttaatatcttctaatcTTAGAAAGAGAAGGTTATAGAAGATTCTTAACCTTAtcatgggtccacaacatacaacataccgactgtcagaaactttgcaagtgtATGTCAACTTATTCAACTAACGCTAAACGTACCCGAACAGCCTGCTCTGAGAGTTAGAAGACATggagttgcaaattaatgagaattagctgATGTTGCAAAGTGGATGatcaaaaaaaagtgtaaccaataaaaacaaaaataaaaagattcaaataaaagataattaataaacaaaagttACAAGAAATACATAGATTAAAAGTAATATACGACTTtgtaataatcagaaatatatcAGAAATAAATAGAGAACATTTTGCATATGTGGCCccaaaaatatttgtacttttaattaacacttaattaacacaaacacaaatgatgTTTGAGCTTTTTAAACTGtagctgtttttgtatttatttttaactgatgCCAAATAGATTTTTAGCGGATGTATAAAGTCAGTTTCTCTCAAGTTCATACAGTTGTATTAgcatatgtattatgtatgcatattttctttCAGAAGGTTTTATAATAGCAATGAATGGCTGTTGAGATTATGAAGTCCAgtaaagtgcatccatccacCATAAAAGTGCTCCGCATGGCTCTAAGGGGTGAATAAAGCCATTTGAAGCAAATCGAAGTGTTTGTGTATagaaaatatccatatttaaaagtgaataaatcataaacTCTAGCTTCTGCTAACAGTCGTATGTGTGTTCACAAGCAAGTGGCATCCAGCAGATGACGCGGGACGCAAGTGTAACGCAAACTCTTGTGATAATCTGCTGAGCTCACGAAAACCaagttttgtttacagcaaGGAGAACCGGTCTCCTCCAAcaattttctttacaaatcctaGTTTCGTACTAATCAGTGACTGGTGTTTTGATTTGCTTTCTCCTCGTTTGTTATTTCTCACAGCTTATgctatatatttcaaatatccAAATACTCCTTGGGGCCGCTGAATATTAAGTTAaaggtataaaaaaataaacaaagcacaTATATTCCCATACGGAGGGATCTTCAATTAAAACCTTTGACCAATCTTTGATCGCCAAACTTTTGCCCTCTCAAATCCATTAGCGGCTGATCTGTAGTCTGAAATGGTTTGATCAATCTCTTCTTGTGTGTTCATGACAAAAGGCCCTGAAAGAAACAAATCCTCTGGGTTGAAGAAAAAGTTTTGTATAACATAGAAATATagaatgtttataatattacaaatatatccacatgcaatatttaaatattcaaataagcACTGTTAATttcacattaatttaatttaaataactacAATCTTGCTCCGTATCTATATTTAAATCACGTTTGACACaacaatgtaatgcattttctcTATGtccaatacatttaatttaattaataatgaaatcatGCAATCATaccaataatttaataaaataccaaATATTATCTATACCATTATAACTTACCATGCTGAACCACAGGTTCATTAATGGGTTCACCAGCTATTAACACAAAATGAGACTCTTCAGCTGCCTAGAAATAATAAAGAAGAGAATAAAGAGACTGGACTGGATTCATACAGAAACTACCAGAGTACTGTAGTTTCACAGGAATAGAAGGAGGGTGAAAAAACCTTGTTTTCCACTCTGACGCATTCACCGTCCTCCAGAACCACTGTGTGGTGTGGCTCAATTGTCCGCAGATCATCATCTGGGCCTGAGGGAAATTCAAAAAGAGTGAATTTCACAATCCTATACAAgatacattataaaagtagcCATACAccattaatcattttacataaCCAGACCTGGCTAACAACCCAAGGCTGATTCAAGGTTATTGAAGACCGGATACCCCACAAACCAAATTAAATGAGGGAAAATGTCAGCAAGAGATAGGTTTTGTCACAAGATTCTTTTGTATATCAATCCGCCCACTTTTGGGATACTACTCAACAGTTGCTCAATTTATACTAAATGTATTCCAAAGATCAACAGCAATGTACGATTCATTTAGAAACTCCTTTGAAGACACAAGTGGAATATTTACTGTTAATGAATGTGTATTTGATTTCCTACAACCTGGAAATCATCAAAATCAACCTGATAAATCAACATATCAAACGTTGCTTTGGCAATCTCATTTCTCAACGTGAGAGTTTAGAGTTGCCATTGGCACAAGATCATAGGAATAGTCTAAATGTCTGTCAGATGtccaagagagagagagagagagagaggaagtgaaaaataatcataaagcACCTGCTCGTATTTCAAGGACAAAAAGCTGCTGGTAGATTTGCCtgtaggaattttttttataaagtcttCATTTGAACTCACCAGTGCTTAAAGAACCTGTGAGGGTGTAGATGAAAGCTGTCCAACCTGAGAGAAAAATGCTACAATTAAAACATTCGaactgtaattataatattatataataattgtagGGTTCATGTAGCTAAATCAGGCCTGATTTGATTGACCTATTTTACATGAATCGACCTTGTATATtcatatacaataaaaacaaaagtctgAGACCAGCCTTTTGTAATAAAACCGGAAGATGTAATGTTCtgaataatgtaatgttttatgaaaaacaaaaactgttttaagaTAATAGGatcatatataattaattaatatgtattcatttgatTACAGAACATTATAATATCAATATTCTGCATTATAAGCAAGAGATCTGactcatatataaatatataaatattttcatgtcttGATGTGATTGCATTGGCCATTCTGAGGCTGCGTAATTAAATGATCATCAGGaactgataataatatttttaccttTAGGAATTGGCTGCAAATGTTTTGCACCTTCCTTCAGCACAAAGTCCAGATACATGGTTGGAGTTCTCGTGTAAATCTTTGACTGGCGACAGAAAAGGCATGTAAATACTACaacataatatttaatcttGAAAAAATGATGGTTAACAGCAGAAGACTACTGTGACAACAACATTTTATGTTCTTTATTCAtaacatattcatttttaccagattttgttattgctgtaagacaaaaaaacaaggaaattggtcaatattgtttaaattatgaGCTCAAACAGATGTAAAAACATTGTGTGTGAGTTCCAGTGCATATCTGCTTCCAGTAAGCCCAAGTATTTGGCTGACCCACATTTAACTTTTAACGCTGCATCCACCCCTCTGCCCTAGAGAAACCCTCCATaaccacattttacatttacaacatATTACAAAAACCACTTCCAATGAGGCCTGCTCTGAATTTCCTGATGTTGTCTGAAAGAAGGGGCAGAGGATGCCCTTGCAGCAGCAATTAGCCTGATGGACTCCAGTATCAGACCATTAAATCGCACATTCTGATTGGATGGAACATTTACAGTCAGAAATTTGGATCAAACGTTTGGTTATAGCTGCTCACCAGGACCCTAGAATCTTGTATTTTGTATTCCTGTAAATCATACAGAGACGGACAGAAGCGTGGGTAATAGTTGTAATGTGTTGATAAATGGACGCACAACATTTGTAGTTTGCGAAACTACAGACGATAAACAGATGTAAGTGTCAGTCACACGCAGGCGTACTGACTACTCTTTTTTCGCTCTGTGGATTGGTTCAAAGAGTTTAGAATAACTATGAGGAGCATGTTTTCTATCATCTGATAAACATGAAGGACTTCTGGCTGCTAAAATCATCCATActtcattttaatgctttagtaTATCTTATAATTACTGGAAGACCTTTtgaaaccttttttctttttttttttccccctgaggGTAGCATACttattgataatgaaaagaGGGATATGAATGGAAActatgaggggaaaaaaggagAAACTGGGCTTTCAACAAGCACCTTTTCTCTGTGAAGCACTTGTGCTAAGTACGTTATGCTAGAAACGACCTTACTCCAAGGCATCCACgtgttttaaacaaaagttCCATTACTTCTCCAGTCATAATAAACAACTGGATAGgtattttttaaggttttccattcaaatttaaatgtatctgCTTACGAAGAATTCCAATTTTGAACCTTCTGAGTAACTCATTGAACACAACCGATTCATATTCACGCATTAGTAAATTGTTGTATGCTCACACAAATTCGCTGATttgccaatttatttatttttttatgttttcaaaaaagcCTCTTATGCTAATGAAGCATTCTTGGGAAATgttatattgtgaaacattgttgcaatttaaaagaacagctttattattaataattaaataccaGCAATAAATAGTAATTGaacaatcagcatattagaacgatttctggaGAATTTCTTGAATAATAGATTTATCTCAAAAATcccaatatatacatatacgaTTTTTCCAAGAAAATTGCAAAATACAAATCTGCTCTGAGATCTTGTGCTATAATACCAACCTTTACTCCAAGAGCTTCCCCTGAGATGACGTTCACCGTGACTCCATCTTTGCTGGGTTTAGGAACCTCTTTGCTCTTCAGCTCCTGGTACTGAGGCTCCACCATCTTATCTGCACTTTTCAGGTTCACCCAAAGCTGAAGGCCATGAATGCGTCCGTCTGACACAGGCATCTCAGCGTGTATTACACCGCGACCTGCCGTCATCCACTAGcacaacagaaaacacagagaacGGTACACCTATCTGGTAGTAATTGCCAATAAAGAGACTAACCGCTTGGTTCAGGGGCTTTACGCACTGGTTAATGTCATCTTCATGTGGAGAACGAGAGATATTTATGAGCTTTTATTTCAACGTAAAAATGAACCACTCCAGTTTTACAACAACGGCTTAATATGCCTAATGGAGCActtttctttcacctctttctttttttgctctctctcaGTGGAAATTTCCATTCTTTCTGAGGTTTAGCAGCCACTCTCAGGGAGCCACTGGGCACTAGGTGGTTTGAGTTATAGAGTGAAACACTCAGCTTTTTCCTTCTATGCGCTCTATACTGGTATTATCAGGGAGTCCCTGCGTGTTTGATGGTGAGGCTGTAGCCCCGGTAGCTGGAGGTTAGGTGCTAGCTGTAGTTAAAGTAGTCAGGCCTTCAGACATATTAAAGGCCCATTAAAACATTCCCTTACTG
This genomic interval carries:
- the pir gene encoding pirin, producing the protein MIRRVAKVVLSVEQSEGVGARVRRSIGRKELKNLDPFLMLDEFCIAKPAGFPDHPHRGFETVTYLLSGVTAHEDSCGHSGRLQPGDLQWMTAGRGVIHAEMPVSDGRIHGLQLWVNLKSADKMVEPQYQELKSKEVPKPSKDGVTVNVISGEALGVKSKIYTRTPTMYLDFVLKEGAKHLQPIPKGWTAFIYTLTGSLSTGPDDDLRTIEPHHTVVLEDGECVRVENKAAEESHFVLIAGEPINEPVVQHGPFVMNTQEEIDQTISDYRSAANGFERAKVWRSKIGQRF
- the vegfd gene encoding vascular endothelial growth factor D isoform X2 — translated: MKTQKCAGLHMLLLLYVRLMLAVDAYRPQRDTNQERWEQELRDAGSLDELLMLTEYPDWKLWRCRLKLKHFEYATPPENRRSTRYAAASFSPEMLKDIDDEWQKTQCMPRETCVDVAKELGTNTAVFFKPPCVSVFRCGGCCNKEGVTCRNTSVTYVNKTILSVSLAPYKTGPEPVLVKIANHTECMCQEHSLIRRHVREKHKKSCSPTRKPEDKRLCNKGLIWDWTAERCVMYPSSKQAAREKTTMNTTP
- the vegfd gene encoding vascular endothelial growth factor D isoform X1, which encodes MKTQKCAGLHMLLLLYVRLMLAVDAYRPQRDTNQERWEQELRDAGSLDELLMLTEYPDWKLWRCRLKLKHFEYATPPENRRSTRYAAASFSPEMLKDIDDEWQKTQCMPRETCVDVAKELGTNTAVFFKPPCVSVFRCGGCCNKEGVTCRNTSVTYVNKTILSVSLAPYKTGPEPVLVKIANHTECMCQEHSLIRRHVREKHKKSCSPTRKPEDKRLCNKGLIWDWTAERCVMYPSSKQEPPSTVSEEDCEIDVERCECIPKVWTHRLHHT